Proteins from one Shewanella pealeana ATCC 700345 genomic window:
- a CDS encoding RidA family protein, which yields MTKALNTESAPAAIGPYVQGVDLGSMIFTSGQLPIDPATGEMSADVAEQALQSLKNVQAIVESAGLTMANVFKMTVFVKDLNSFPIVNEVYQNFFDNLGAAYPARSCVEVARLPKDALIEIEAIAVRS from the coding sequence ATGACTAAAGCACTTAACACTGAATCAGCACCAGCAGCAATCGGCCCATATGTTCAGGGTGTTGACCTTGGTAGCATGATCTTTACCTCTGGCCAGCTACCTATCGATCCTGCTACAGGTGAGATGTCTGCCGATGTTGCTGAGCAGGCGCTACAGTCACTGAAAAACGTACAGGCTATCGTAGAGTCTGCGGGTCTAACTATGGCTAACGTGTTTAAGATGACAGTATTCGTCAAAGATCTAAACAGCTTCCCAATCGTTAACGAAGTTTACCAAAACTTCTTCGACAACTTAGGCGCTGCTTACCCTGCACGTTCTTGTGTTGAAGTTGCACGTCTTCCAAAAGATGCGCTAATCGAGATCGAAGCGATTGCAGTAAGAAGCTAA
- the hutH gene encoding histidine ammonia-lyase codes for MSHLVLTPGTLTLAQIREISRGKVTLELAESAIADINTSAGLVQQVLDEGRTVYGINTGFGLLANTKIAADDLQLLQRSIVLSHAAGTGQYMQDATVRLMMVLKINSLSRGFSGIRLEVINFLIALVNAGVYPCVPEKGSVGASGDLAPLSHMCLPLLGEGEMSYQGQLISAAEGLEIAGLKPIELAAKEGLALLNGTQASTALALEGLFNAEDLFAASSVIGAMSVEAAMGSRSPFDPRIHAARGQKGQIDSAAVFRHLLGGESEISLDHVNCEKVQDPYSLRCQPQVLGACLTQIRHAAEVLGTEANGVTDNPLVFQDTGDIISGGNFHAEPVAMAADNLAIAIAELGSIAERRIALLIDSNLSKLPPFLVENGGVNSGFMIAQVTAAALASENKTYAHPASVDSLPTSANQEDHVSMATFAARRLRDMSENTRGVLAVELLAAAQGLDFRAPLQPSKAVAQAKGELRELVSYYDKDRFFGPDIEAATDLLLTASYNAYLPAEILPSL; via the coding sequence ATGAGCCATTTAGTATTAACTCCGGGTACCTTAACCCTAGCGCAAATCCGTGAAATCAGCCGTGGCAAGGTCACTTTAGAGCTGGCCGAAAGTGCTATCGCAGATATCAACACTAGCGCAGGCCTAGTGCAGCAAGTATTGGATGAAGGCCGCACTGTTTACGGTATCAACACAGGTTTTGGGTTGCTCGCTAACACTAAGATTGCCGCCGACGATCTGCAATTGTTGCAGCGCTCAATCGTACTGTCTCATGCAGCGGGTACCGGCCAATATATGCAAGACGCCACCGTGCGTTTGATGATGGTATTGAAGATCAACTCCCTAAGCCGTGGTTTCTCGGGCATTCGTTTAGAGGTGATCAACTTCCTTATCGCCTTGGTTAACGCGGGTGTTTATCCATGTGTACCAGAGAAAGGCTCTGTAGGGGCTTCGGGTGACCTCGCGCCGCTATCACACATGTGTTTGCCGCTGCTTGGCGAAGGCGAGATGAGCTATCAAGGTCAGCTCATCAGCGCGGCTGAGGGCCTCGAAATTGCAGGCCTTAAGCCTATCGAATTGGCCGCGAAAGAAGGTCTAGCGCTACTTAACGGCACGCAAGCGTCAACGGCTTTAGCCCTTGAAGGCCTATTTAACGCAGAAGATCTGTTTGCCGCAAGCTCGGTAATCGGTGCCATGAGCGTTGAAGCGGCCATGGGCAGTCGTAGCCCGTTTGACCCACGTATTCACGCGGCTCGCGGGCAAAAAGGTCAAATCGATTCGGCAGCGGTGTTCCGTCATTTACTGGGTGGTGAGTCTGAGATTAGCCTAGATCACGTCAACTGTGAAAAGGTGCAAGATCCATATTCACTGCGCTGTCAGCCACAGGTGCTCGGCGCATGTTTGACTCAAATTCGTCATGCGGCCGAAGTGCTAGGCACAGAAGCAAACGGCGTTACCGATAATCCATTAGTGTTCCAAGACACGGGCGACATTATCTCGGGCGGTAACTTTCACGCCGAACCTGTTGCCATGGCGGCTGATAACTTGGCGATTGCCATTGCAGAATTGGGCTCGATTGCAGAACGTCGTATTGCGCTGCTTATCGACTCTAACCTGTCTAAGCTACCGCCATTCTTGGTGGAAAACGGCGGGGTAAACTCAGGCTTTATGATTGCCCAGGTAACAGCGGCGGCATTGGCCTCTGAGAACAAGACCTACGCCCACCCAGCCTCGGTAGATAGTTTGCCAACATCGGCTAACCAAGAAGATCACGTGTCTATGGCGACCTTCGCGGCGCGTCGTTTACGCGATATGTCTGAAAACACCCGTGGGGTTTTAGCGGTTGAGCTATTGGCTGCGGCGCAGGGGTTAGATTTCCGTGCGCCACTACAACCTAGCAAGGCTGTGGCACAGGCCAAAGGCGAGTTACGTGAGCTAGTGAGTTACTACGATAAGGACCGTTTCTTCGGCCCAGATATCGAAGCGGCGACTGACCTACTGCTAACGGCAAGCTATAACGCTTACCTGCCAGCAGAGATCTTGCCAAGCCTATAG
- the hutU gene encoding urocanate hydratase encodes MDKRHDPSRRIIAPTGTELSCKSWLTEAPLRMLMNNLHPDVAERPEDLVVYGGIGRAARDWECYDKIVEVLQRLEEDETLLVQSGKPVGVFKTHNNAPRVIIANSNLVPHWANWEHFNELDKKGLAMYGQMTAGSWIYIGSQGIVQGTYETFVAMAKQHFNGSSAGKWILTGGLGGMGGAQPLAGTMAGYSVLTCEVDETRIDFRLRTKYVDKKATTLDEALAMIDEANKSGKPVSVGLLANAADVFAELVERGITPDVVTDQTSAHDPLNGYLPQGWTLEQAIEMRKTDEAAVVKAAKQSMAVQVKAMLALQAAGAATTDYGNNIRQMAFEEGVENAFDFPGFVPAYVRPLFCEGIGPFRWVALSGDPEDIYKTDAKVKELIPDNPHLHNWLDMARERIAFQGLPSRICWVGLKDRARLALAFNEMVKNGELSAPVVIGRDHLDSGSVASPNRETESMLDGSDAVSDWPLMNALLNTASGATWVSLHHGGGVGMGFSQHSGVVIVADGTDDAAARLGRVLWNDPATGVMRHADAGYDIAKNCAKEQGLDLPMLEKATTEGK; translated from the coding sequence ATGGATAAGAGACACGATCCAAGCCGCCGCATTATCGCGCCGACAGGAACAGAGTTAAGTTGTAAGAGCTGGCTAACCGAAGCCCCATTGCGCATGTTGATGAACAACCTGCACCCTGATGTGGCTGAGCGCCCTGAAGACTTGGTGGTTTATGGTGGTATTGGCCGTGCTGCCCGTGACTGGGAATGTTACGACAAAATCGTTGAGGTTCTGCAACGCCTTGAAGAGGACGAAACGCTATTAGTACAGTCTGGTAAGCCAGTTGGCGTGTTCAAGACTCACAACAATGCACCGCGGGTGATCATCGCTAACTCTAACCTAGTGCCACATTGGGCTAACTGGGAGCACTTTAACGAGTTAGATAAGAAAGGTTTGGCCATGTATGGCCAGATGACGGCGGGTTCTTGGATCTACATCGGCTCGCAAGGCATAGTTCAAGGGACTTACGAGACCTTCGTTGCTATGGCTAAACAGCACTTTAATGGTTCATCTGCTGGCAAGTGGATCTTAACCGGCGGCCTTGGTGGTATGGGGGGCGCGCAGCCACTAGCTGGCACCATGGCGGGTTACTCGGTACTGACCTGTGAAGTGGATGAGACTCGTATCGATTTCCGCCTACGTACAAAATACGTCGACAAAAAAGCCACCACCCTTGATGAAGCTTTGGCGATGATTGATGAAGCTAACAAGAGCGGCAAGCCTGTCTCTGTTGGCCTATTAGCTAATGCTGCTGACGTATTTGCCGAGCTAGTAGAGCGCGGTATTACCCCTGATGTAGTAACCGACCAAACATCGGCGCATGATCCGCTCAATGGTTACCTGCCACAAGGCTGGACGTTAGAACAAGCTATCGAGATGCGTAAGACTGATGAAGCTGCAGTAGTTAAAGCGGCTAAGCAGTCGATGGCGGTTCAAGTTAAGGCGATGCTAGCACTGCAAGCAGCTGGTGCGGCAACCACCGATTACGGTAACAACATTCGCCAAATGGCATTTGAAGAAGGCGTAGAAAACGCATTCGATTTCCCAGGTTTCGTACCTGCCTATGTGCGCCCTCTGTTCTGTGAAGGTATTGGACCATTCCGTTGGGTGGCGCTGTCTGGCGACCCTGAAGATATCTACAAGACCGACGCTAAAGTTAAAGAGCTTATTCCTGATAATCCGCACTTACACAACTGGCTGGATATGGCGCGAGAGCGTATTGCCTTCCAAGGTTTGCCATCACGCATCTGTTGGGTGGGTCTAAAAGACCGTGCTCGCTTAGCATTAGCCTTTAACGAGATGGTTAAAAATGGCGAACTTTCAGCGCCGGTTGTGATTGGTCGCGACCATTTAGACTCAGGCTCTGTTGCTAGCCCTAACCGTGAAACCGAATCTATGCTCGACGGCTCTGATGCGGTATCGGACTGGCCATTAATGAATGCACTATTGAATACGGCTAGTGGCGCCACTTGGGTGTCACTACACCACGGTGGTGGTGTGGGTATGGGCTTTAGCCAGCACTCAGGTGTGGTGATTGTGGCAGACGGTACTGATGATGCGGCTGCGCGCTTAGGTCGCGTACTGTGGAATGACCCTGCAACCGGCGTAATGCGTCATGCTGACGCGGGTTACGATATCGCTAAAAATTGTGCAAAAGAGCAGGGTCTAGACCTGCCGATGCTAGAGAAAGCCACAACAGAGGGTAAGTAG
- a CDS encoding LysR substrate-binding domain-containing protein yields the protein MKSLPADSKIKIRQIEAFRCFMLSGTVTGAAELMYISQPAVSRLLSELEYRVGFPLFVRTHNKLEATPEAKLFYKDVNRVFIGMNSLASSADAIARNNQGRLRVGVMPICSNSFMPDVIAAFLSLHPNVSIELESASRIQLLDMVRSHRIDIAITTNVEADEDEFDCRFLRRHRAVVLLHEGHPLADKDSLSPTDLKHERFMTLAYGSPFRTRVEDAFLKQSVKRNIILEAREQSTLFQLVRKGVGIAILDPFVLHSGADGIISRPFEPVTEWEYHVVQAKGIQTPRMVNAFLEILFEYFESP from the coding sequence GTGAAATCATTGCCAGCAGATTCGAAAATTAAAATTCGCCAGATAGAAGCGTTTCGCTGTTTTATGTTATCGGGCACGGTAACGGGCGCTGCCGAGCTTATGTATATCTCTCAACCCGCTGTGAGCCGACTCTTATCTGAGCTGGAGTATCGAGTAGGTTTTCCGCTTTTTGTGCGAACACACAATAAGTTAGAGGCAACGCCGGAGGCAAAATTATTCTATAAGGATGTTAACCGCGTCTTTATTGGCATGAATAGTCTAGCCTCTTCGGCCGATGCCATTGCCCGTAATAATCAGGGGCGATTGCGTGTCGGAGTCATGCCTATCTGTTCTAACAGCTTTATGCCCGATGTGATAGCGGCATTTTTAAGTTTGCACCCCAATGTATCTATTGAGCTGGAGTCGGCATCGAGAATTCAGCTGTTGGATATGGTGCGTAGTCATAGAATTGATATCGCCATAACCACCAATGTTGAAGCGGATGAGGATGAGTTCGATTGTCGATTCTTACGCAGGCACAGGGCGGTGGTCTTGCTCCATGAGGGGCACCCTCTGGCAGATAAAGATTCACTTTCACCGACCGATCTGAAACATGAACGCTTTATGACTTTGGCCTATGGTAGCCCGTTTCGAACCCGAGTCGAGGATGCGTTTCTGAAGCAGAGCGTTAAGCGCAATATTATTCTCGAAGCGAGAGAGCAGAGTACGCTATTTCAGTTGGTAAGAAAGGGAGTTGGCATCGCAATTTTAGACCCCTTTGTACTGCATTCTGGTGCCGACGGCATTATAAGTCGACCATTTGAGCCTGTGACAGAGTGGGAATACCACGTGGTTCAGGCAAAAGGCATTCAAACTCCTAGGATGGTGAATGCTTTCCTAGAGATCTTATTTGAGTATTTTGAAAGCCCTTAG